Proteins from a genomic interval of Micromonospora sp. NBC_00389:
- a CDS encoding LacI family DNA-binding transcriptional regulator, whose translation MATMHDVARLAQVSVSTVSYVLTGTRPISQATRDKVLAAMAELDYQPNAMARGLASRRSRILGLLMPMDERGLGATETAFVTGAAAAASAAGYHLVLSPVGGGDLDDLRRLASQRMLDGVVLMEVQLADERVTVLQEAGVPLVLIGRTGDTTALSYVDIDFEQTVREAVAHLVGLGHRSIVYVNHSAATLASGYGPALRTRDAFVSAMAGHGLEPVMIPAEDSAAGGRAALAAAFAQAPELTAVLAMNETAIFGILGELTGRGLSVPEDVSVVSMVTSRQVAELATPALTAMTSPGSAMGRIAIEALLRHLDGSGDERHQQLLPCALEVRGSTAVPRQPAPDAPGRSPTDGG comes from the coding sequence ATGGCCACCATGCACGACGTAGCCCGCCTCGCCCAGGTCTCGGTCAGCACCGTGTCGTACGTGCTCACCGGCACCCGGCCGATCTCCCAGGCCACTCGGGACAAGGTGCTCGCCGCGATGGCCGAGCTGGACTACCAGCCCAACGCGATGGCCCGCGGCCTGGCCAGCCGGCGCAGCCGGATCCTGGGCCTGCTGATGCCGATGGACGAGCGCGGCCTCGGTGCGACCGAGACCGCCTTCGTCACCGGCGCCGCAGCCGCAGCCAGCGCCGCCGGCTACCACCTGGTGCTCTCGCCGGTCGGCGGCGGCGACCTCGACGACCTGCGGCGGCTGGCCAGCCAGCGGATGCTCGATGGGGTCGTGCTGATGGAGGTGCAGCTCGCCGACGAGCGGGTCACCGTGCTCCAGGAGGCCGGCGTTCCGCTGGTCCTGATCGGCCGCACCGGCGACACCACCGCGCTCTCCTACGTCGATATCGACTTCGAGCAGACCGTGCGGGAGGCCGTCGCCCACCTGGTCGGGCTGGGTCACCGGAGCATCGTCTACGTCAACCACTCGGCCGCCACCCTGGCCAGCGGCTACGGTCCCGCGCTGCGTACCCGGGACGCCTTTGTGTCGGCGATGGCCGGGCACGGCCTGGAGCCGGTGATGATCCCGGCCGAGGACAGCGCCGCGGGCGGGCGGGCGGCCCTGGCCGCCGCGTTCGCGCAGGCACCGGAGTTGACCGCCGTGCTGGCCATGAACGAGACCGCGATCTTCGGCATCCTCGGCGAGCTGACCGGCCGAGGGCTCTCGGTGCCGGAGGACGTCTCGGTCGTCTCGATGGTCACCTCACGGCAGGTCGCCGAGCTGGCCACCCCGGCGTTGACCGCGATGACGTCTCCCGGTTCGGCCATGGGTCGGATCGCCATCGAGGCGCTGCTGCGCCACCTGGACGGGTCCGGCGACGAGCGCCACCAGCAACTGCTGCCGTGCGCGCTGGAAGTCCGGGGATCGACCGCCGTGCCACGACAGCCAGCACCGGACGCACCCGGGCGGTCACCGACCGACGGGGGTTGA
- a CDS encoding ABC transporter substrate-binding protein — MQRFRRIVAALALAATATTTMAACGGGDSGDDSGAKTLKLWHYESANSAMGVAWDRSIEIFKAEHPGVEVRFERKAFEQIQQNAGMIINSSEGPDVMEYNKGNATAGLLSSQSLLTDLSAEADKRGWAGKLSPSLQTTARYSDKGVMGSGNWFGVPNYGEYVTVYYNKDLFQQHGIKVPTTMAEMTSAMDTFVGKGVTPLGMAGAEYPAGQLFYQLALAKADRQFVDNYQLYKNPVDFKADPLKSGAETFADWVKKGYVAKDSASLKAEDMGTAFIGGKTPMIVSGSWWYGRFKAEMKANWDTFLFPGNTLQAGSSGNLWVVPATSKAKGLAYDFIDITLRPEIQDLIGNNGGVPVAADPAKISDPKDRKLIEDFNTVSKQDGLAFYPDWPVPGYYDVLVSGFQGLINGSKSPDQVLDSIAKPYADGVKEITGK; from the coding sequence ATGCAGCGATTCCGCCGAATCGTCGCCGCGCTCGCCCTGGCAGCGACCGCGACGACCACCATGGCCGCGTGCGGCGGTGGGGACAGCGGGGACGACAGCGGGGCCAAGACCCTCAAACTGTGGCACTACGAGAGCGCCAACAGTGCCATGGGGGTCGCCTGGGACCGGTCGATCGAGATCTTCAAGGCCGAGCACCCGGGCGTCGAGGTGCGCTTCGAGCGCAAGGCGTTCGAGCAGATCCAGCAGAACGCTGGCATGATCATCAACTCGTCCGAGGGTCCGGACGTGATGGAGTACAACAAGGGCAACGCGACCGCCGGCCTGCTCTCCTCCCAGAGCCTGCTCACCGACCTGAGCGCCGAGGCCGACAAGCGCGGCTGGGCCGGCAAGCTCAGCCCCAGCCTGCAGACCACCGCCCGCTACAGCGACAAGGGCGTGATGGGCTCGGGCAACTGGTTCGGCGTGCCGAACTACGGCGAGTACGTGACGGTCTACTACAACAAGGACCTCTTCCAGCAGCACGGCATCAAGGTCCCGACCACCATGGCCGAGATGACCTCCGCGATGGACACCTTCGTCGGCAAGGGCGTCACCCCGCTGGGCATGGCGGGCGCCGAGTACCCGGCCGGTCAGCTCTTCTACCAGTTGGCGCTGGCCAAGGCGGACCGGCAGTTCGTCGACAACTACCAGCTCTACAAGAATCCGGTCGACTTCAAGGCCGACCCGCTGAAGTCCGGCGCGGAGACCTTCGCCGACTGGGTGAAGAAGGGCTACGTCGCCAAGGACTCGGCGAGCCTGAAGGCCGAGGACATGGGCACCGCGTTCATCGGCGGCAAGACCCCGATGATCGTCTCCGGTAGCTGGTGGTACGGCCGGTTCAAGGCCGAGATGAAGGCCAACTGGGACACGTTCCTCTTCCCCGGCAACACCCTGCAGGCCGGCTCGTCCGGCAACCTCTGGGTGGTCCCGGCGACCAGCAAGGCCAAGGGCCTGGCGTACGACTTCATCGACATCACCCTGCGTCCGGAGATCCAGGACCTGATCGGCAACAACGGTGGCGTGCCGGTCGCCGCTGACCCGGCGAAGATCAGCGACCCCAAGGACCGCAAGCTGATCGAGGACTTCAACACGGTCAGCAAGCAGGACGGCCTCGCCTTCTACCCGGACTGGCCGGTTCCCGGCTACTACGACGTGCTGGTATCCGGCTTCCAGGGCCTGATCAACGGCTCCAAGTCGCCCGACCAGGTCCTCGACTCGATCGCCAAGCCGTACGCCGACGGCGTCAAGGAGATCACCGGCAAGTGA
- a CDS encoding carbohydrate ABC transporter permease, whose translation MAVSETVAAAHPATTPTQPAPGRKRRGRNASYWLYLLPGAVLFILVIGAPLVGTGYLSLTKWSGVGDPTWVGLDNYQQLLHDEVFWASFRNTVAMLIAMVVVPTLLGLVLASVLFDIIGRRFRPRTAAALRAAFYLPQVLPVVVAGIVWGWILRPDGAFNSLLDAVGLGALRHDWLGDPDTALPAVMAVMIWVQIGYPVVVFMAALQRVDPELYEAAEVDGANWVHRFRAITLPQIRPETFVVALTCTIAALKVFGPIFALTRGGPENATNVPSYFAYYTFFKKLQVGYGSAISTVLTLIIVVVAVLFIWMQYRSERRDRGI comes from the coding sequence ATGGCAGTCTCCGAGACCGTCGCCGCCGCACACCCGGCGACGACCCCGACTCAGCCCGCGCCAGGCCGGAAACGTCGCGGCCGCAACGCCTCGTACTGGCTCTACCTGCTCCCCGGAGCGGTGCTCTTCATCCTGGTCATCGGCGCACCGCTGGTCGGCACCGGCTACCTGTCGCTGACCAAGTGGTCCGGGGTCGGCGACCCCACCTGGGTCGGCCTGGACAACTACCAGCAGTTGCTGCACGACGAGGTGTTCTGGGCGTCGTTCCGGAACACCGTCGCGATGCTCATCGCGATGGTGGTGGTGCCCACCCTGCTCGGGCTGGTGCTCGCCTCGGTGCTCTTCGACATCATCGGCCGCCGGTTCCGGCCGCGTACCGCCGCCGCGCTGCGGGCCGCGTTCTACCTCCCGCAGGTGCTGCCCGTCGTGGTGGCCGGCATCGTCTGGGGCTGGATCCTGCGCCCCGATGGCGCGTTCAACAGTCTGCTCGACGCGGTTGGTCTCGGCGCGCTACGCCATGACTGGCTCGGCGACCCGGACACCGCGCTGCCCGCCGTGATGGCGGTGATGATCTGGGTGCAGATCGGCTACCCGGTGGTCGTCTTCATGGCGGCGCTGCAGCGGGTCGACCCCGAGCTGTACGAGGCGGCCGAGGTCGACGGCGCGAACTGGGTCCACCGGTTCCGGGCGATCACCCTTCCGCAGATCCGGCCGGAGACCTTCGTGGTGGCCCTGACCTGCACGATCGCCGCGTTGAAGGTGTTCGGGCCGATCTTCGCCCTGACCCGGGGCGGCCCGGAGAACGCCACCAACGTGCCCTCGTACTTCGCGTACTACACGTTCTTCAAGAAGCTCCAGGTCGGCTACGGCTCCGCGATCTCCACAGTGCTCACCCTGATCATCGTGGTGGTGGCCGTGCTGTTCATCTGGATGCAGTACCGCAGCGAGCGCCGGGACCGGGGGATCTGA
- a CDS encoding carbohydrate ABC transporter permease translates to MAVTLTPADRAPAPPRTRPVRDRHHRGVSRWVVLALVTLGALVMLVPFAFMLLNAFKSPSDYSNGGPLSWPTEFYTTGLRTYWTTVNFPLKLWNSTLIAGSVAVLGVAVSLLNAYALGIGRVRGRLWIVGLFLLANMLPQEALIYPLYYVAKQVGLYNTQLSVIIIFTVIQSAFGTYLLASVMSTFPRSLLEAASLDGAGKWTILWRVVFPNLRPTLAVLLIFFFIWTWNEFLIPLVMLIDNQTQTIPVALASLQGDRLMDAPTTNAGALISLVPAIIFFLIFQRTLARGITAGAEK, encoded by the coding sequence ATGGCCGTCACGCTCACTCCGGCGGACCGCGCGCCCGCCCCGCCCCGGACCCGTCCGGTCCGCGACCGGCACCACCGCGGCGTCAGCCGCTGGGTGGTGCTCGCCCTGGTCACGCTGGGCGCGCTGGTGATGCTGGTGCCGTTCGCGTTCATGCTGCTCAACGCGTTCAAATCGCCCAGCGACTACTCCAACGGCGGCCCGCTGAGCTGGCCGACGGAGTTCTACACCACGGGTCTGCGGACGTACTGGACCACAGTGAACTTCCCGCTGAAGCTCTGGAACTCCACGCTCATCGCCGGCTCCGTGGCGGTGCTCGGCGTGGCAGTCTCACTGCTCAACGCGTACGCCCTGGGCATCGGCCGGGTCCGCGGACGCCTCTGGATCGTCGGGCTCTTCCTGCTGGCCAACATGCTGCCGCAGGAAGCGTTGATCTACCCGCTCTACTACGTCGCGAAGCAGGTCGGCCTCTACAACACGCAACTCTCGGTGATCATCATCTTCACCGTCATCCAGAGCGCGTTCGGCACCTACCTGCTCGCCTCGGTGATGAGCACGTTCCCGCGCTCACTGCTGGAGGCCGCCTCGTTGGACGGCGCCGGCAAGTGGACGATCCTGTGGCGGGTGGTCTTCCCCAACCTGCGGCCCACCCTCGCGGTGCTGCTCATCTTCTTCTTCATCTGGACCTGGAACGAGTTCCTGATCCCGCTGGTCATGCTGATCGACAACCAGACGCAGACCATCCCGGTCGCGCTCGCGTCGTTGCAGGGCGACCGCCTGATGGACGCCCCGACCACCAACGCCGGCGCGCTGATCAGCCTGGTGCCGGCCATCATCTTCTTCCTCATCTTCCAGCGCACTCTGGCGCGCGGCATCACGGCAGGAGCCGAGAAGTGA
- the yicI gene encoding alpha-xylosidase, with protein sequence MKFTDGYWQLRPGVSVLRPGTVESVEPDERGFTVFAPAGQITGRGDTLNRPVVTVRFFSPAPGVVGVTIGHHSGGLPQEPHFGLATDDEHPIHVDVTGISASLTTGELTARVALIDGWRVDFLHGDRLVTASTGRSVGIVTDGEGRRHVHERLALGVGETVYGLGERFGPFVKNGQTVDIWNADGGTASEQAYKNVPFYLSSAGYGVFVDHPEHVSFEVGSEVVTQTQFSVEGQSLTYYVIDGPTPKDVLRRYTALTGRPARVPAWSYGLWLSTSFTTSYDEKTVTEFVDGMAERNLPLSVFHFDCFWMRQFHWVDFVWDPATFPDPEGMLRRLHERDLKVCVWINPYIAQRSYLFEEGREAGYLVRNADGSVWQWDKWQAGMALVDFTNPDAVRWFTGKLKALLDMGVDCFKTDFGERIPTDVVWHDGSDPQRMHNYYSYLYNKAVFELLEAERGKGEAVLFARSATTGGQQFPVHWGGDCESTFVAMAESLRGGLSLAASGFGYWSHDIGGFEGTPDPTVFKRWIAFGLLSSHSRLHGSGSYRVPWAYDEEAVDVLRHFTRLKLSLMPYLAGAAQEAQRDGVPMMRPMILEFPDDPAAAHLDRQYMLGSDVLVAPVLSADGEVTFYVPAGTWTHLVTGAQLTGPAWVTEKHEFDSVPVLARPGAIIPFGARSDRPDYEWADGVQLRLYTPAEGQRQRVRIPSPGDGPGTEFEVSFRDGVATAELVAGASSAYHCVVAGTEVAAR encoded by the coding sequence GTGAAGTTCACCGACGGGTACTGGCAACTGCGCCCGGGGGTCAGCGTGCTGCGCCCCGGCACAGTGGAATCGGTCGAGCCGGACGAGCGCGGCTTCACCGTCTTCGCGCCGGCCGGTCAGATCACCGGACGCGGCGACACCCTCAACCGGCCGGTGGTCACCGTCCGGTTCTTCTCCCCCGCCCCCGGCGTCGTCGGCGTGACCATCGGCCACCACAGCGGCGGGCTGCCCCAGGAGCCGCACTTCGGGCTGGCCACCGACGACGAGCACCCGATCCACGTCGACGTCACCGGGATCAGCGCGTCGCTGACCACCGGCGAGTTGACCGCCCGGGTCGCGCTCATCGACGGGTGGCGGGTCGACTTCCTGCACGGCGACCGGCTGGTCACCGCGTCCACCGGGCGCAGCGTCGGCATCGTCACCGACGGCGAGGGCCGCCGGCACGTACACGAGCGGCTCGCCCTCGGCGTCGGCGAGACGGTGTACGGGCTGGGCGAGCGGTTCGGCCCGTTCGTGAAGAACGGCCAGACCGTCGACATCTGGAACGCCGACGGCGGCACCGCCAGCGAGCAGGCGTACAAGAACGTGCCGTTCTACCTGAGCAGTGCCGGCTACGGGGTGTTCGTGGACCACCCGGAGCACGTCTCCTTCGAGGTGGGCTCGGAGGTCGTCACGCAGACCCAGTTCAGCGTCGAGGGCCAGTCGCTCACCTACTACGTCATCGACGGGCCCACCCCGAAGGACGTGCTGCGCCGCTACACCGCGCTGACCGGCCGACCCGCCCGGGTTCCCGCCTGGTCGTACGGGCTGTGGCTGTCCACGTCGTTCACCACCTCGTACGACGAGAAGACGGTGACCGAGTTCGTCGACGGAATGGCCGAGCGCAACCTGCCGCTGTCGGTGTTCCACTTCGACTGCTTCTGGATGCGCCAGTTCCACTGGGTCGACTTCGTCTGGGACCCGGCGACCTTCCCCGACCCGGAGGGGATGCTGCGCCGGCTGCACGAGCGCGACCTGAAGGTGTGCGTCTGGATCAACCCGTACATCGCGCAGCGCTCGTACCTGTTCGAGGAGGGCCGCGAGGCCGGCTACCTGGTCCGCAACGCCGACGGGTCGGTCTGGCAGTGGGACAAGTGGCAGGCCGGCATGGCGTTGGTCGACTTCACCAACCCGGACGCGGTCCGCTGGTTCACCGGCAAGCTCAAGGCGCTGCTGGACATGGGCGTCGACTGCTTCAAGACCGACTTCGGTGAGCGCATTCCGACCGACGTGGTGTGGCACGACGGTTCGGATCCGCAGCGGATGCACAACTACTACTCCTACCTCTACAACAAGGCGGTCTTCGAGCTGCTGGAGGCCGAGCGCGGAAAGGGCGAGGCGGTGCTGTTCGCCCGCTCGGCCACCACCGGAGGCCAGCAGTTCCCGGTGCACTGGGGTGGCGACTGCGAGTCGACGTTCGTGGCGATGGCCGAGTCGCTGCGCGGCGGGCTGTCCCTGGCCGCGTCCGGCTTCGGCTACTGGAGCCACGACATCGGCGGCTTCGAGGGCACCCCCGACCCGACGGTGTTCAAGCGGTGGATCGCCTTCGGGCTGCTCTCCTCGCACTCCCGCCTGCACGGCTCCGGCTCGTACCGGGTCCCGTGGGCGTACGACGAGGAGGCGGTTGACGTGCTGCGGCACTTCACCCGGCTCAAGCTCAGCCTGATGCCGTACCTCGCGGGCGCGGCGCAGGAGGCGCAACGCGACGGGGTGCCGATGATGCGGCCGATGATCCTGGAGTTCCCGGACGACCCGGCCGCGGCGCACCTGGACCGGCAGTACATGCTCGGCTCCGACGTGCTGGTCGCGCCGGTGCTCAGCGCCGACGGGGAGGTCACCTTCTACGTGCCCGCCGGCACCTGGACCCACCTGGTCACCGGCGCGCAGCTCACCGGCCCGGCCTGGGTCACCGAGAAGCACGAGTTCGACAGCGTCCCGGTGCTCGCCCGGCCGGGCGCGATCATCCCGTTCGGGGCGCGCTCCGACCGGCCGGACTACGAATGGGCGGACGGCGTGCAACTGCGGCTCTACACACCGGCGGAGGGGCAACGCCAACGGGTACGGATCCCGTCGCCCGGGGACGGGCCCGGAACGGAGTTCGAGGTGAGCTTCCGCGACGGCGTCGCCACCGCCGAACTGGTGGCGGGCGCCTCGTCGGCGTACCACTGCGTGGTGGCCGGGACCGAGGTGGCGGCGCGATGA
- a CDS encoding GH1 family beta-glucosidase, translating to MTSRTFPESFVWGSATAAYQIEGAATEDGRGPSIWDTYSHTPGRTHNGDTGDVAADHYHRWPQDLDHTAGLGLGAYRFSISWPRVQPGGAGRFNQAGLDFYSRLVDGLLERGVHPVATMYHWDLPQELEDAGGWPARETALRFEEYAAGIVAALGDRVHTWTTLNEPWCSAYLGYASGVHAPGRTEPAAALAAVHHLNLAHGLAGRVVRELAPTAELSVTLNLHVIRPESDSAADADAVRRIDALANRSFLGPMLGGAYPADLLADTASVTDWSFVRDGDEKVAAVPLDVLGVNYYSSTLVRAWDGHSARSDADGHGASAHSPWVGADDVDFLPQPGPHTAMGWNIDPAALTGLLLRLRQEYPGQPLMITENGAAFDDVVSADGTVHDERRVDYLRRHIAAIADAREQGADVRGYFVWSLLDNFEWGYGYDRRFGIIRVDYDTQERTWKDSAHWYRRLVETGTPDQPTD from the coding sequence ATGACGTCCCGTACCTTCCCGGAGAGCTTCGTCTGGGGCTCGGCCACGGCGGCGTACCAGATCGAGGGCGCGGCCACCGAGGACGGCCGCGGGCCGTCCATCTGGGACACCTACAGCCACACCCCCGGTCGGACGCACAACGGCGACACCGGTGACGTGGCCGCCGACCACTACCACCGCTGGCCGCAGGACCTGGACCACACCGCCGGGCTGGGCCTGGGCGCGTACCGGTTCTCCATCTCCTGGCCGCGGGTGCAGCCGGGTGGCGCCGGCCGGTTCAACCAGGCCGGCCTGGACTTCTACTCGCGGCTCGTGGACGGCCTGCTGGAGCGCGGGGTCCACCCGGTGGCCACCATGTACCACTGGGACCTGCCGCAGGAGCTGGAGGACGCCGGCGGGTGGCCGGCGCGGGAGACCGCGCTGCGCTTCGAGGAGTACGCGGCCGGGATCGTCGCCGCGCTCGGCGACCGGGTGCACACCTGGACAACGCTGAACGAGCCGTGGTGCTCGGCGTACCTGGGCTACGCCTCCGGCGTGCACGCCCCGGGGCGCACCGAACCGGCCGCCGCGCTGGCGGCGGTGCACCACCTCAACCTGGCGCACGGCCTGGCCGGGCGGGTGGTGCGGGAGTTGGCGCCGACGGCCGAACTCTCGGTGACGCTGAACCTGCACGTGATCCGTCCGGAGTCGGACTCGGCAGCGGACGCCGACGCGGTGCGGCGCATCGACGCGCTGGCCAACCGGTCGTTCCTAGGGCCGATGCTCGGCGGGGCGTACCCGGCCGACCTGCTGGCCGACACGGCGAGCGTCACCGACTGGTCGTTCGTCCGCGACGGCGACGAGAAGGTGGCCGCCGTGCCGCTGGACGTGCTCGGCGTCAACTACTACTCCAGCACCCTGGTCCGCGCCTGGGACGGGCACTCGGCCCGGTCGGACGCCGACGGTCACGGCGCCTCGGCGCACTCACCGTGGGTGGGCGCCGACGACGTCGACTTCCTGCCCCAGCCCGGCCCCCACACGGCGATGGGCTGGAACATCGACCCGGCCGCGCTGACCGGCCTGCTGCTGCGGCTACGCCAGGAGTACCCGGGCCAGCCCCTGATGATCACCGAAAACGGCGCGGCGTTCGACGACGTCGTGTCGGCCGACGGCACGGTGCACGACGAGCGGCGTGTCGACTACCTGCGCCGGCACATCGCCGCCATCGCGGACGCCCGCGAACAGGGCGCGGACGTCCGGGGCTACTTCGTCTGGTCGCTGCTGGACAACTTCGAGTGGGGCTACGGCTACGACCGGCGGTTCGGGATCATCCGGGTCGACTACGACACCCAGGAGCGCACCTGGAAGGACAGTGCGCACTGGTACCGGCGCCTGGTCGAGACCGGGACGCCGGACCAGCCGACGGACTGA
- a CDS encoding nucleotidyltransferase family protein, with the protein MIIAAGGGRRIGGPEALLHQGEKPLVNQMIDTMTEAGCEQIVVVLGAAAEQVRETADLGKATVVINKAWGTGVGSSIRAGLAAMDDEGIEAVVVVPVDMPGLTAVAVRRVAALPYPDVLVCATYDGLRGYPMLFGRRHWSGIATLASADVGARPYLLAHKDQIVDIACDSVADGSRVDTPELMALYGLTVPPQRVGV; encoded by the coding sequence ATGATCATCGCCGCGGGCGGGGGGCGCCGCATCGGTGGTCCCGAGGCGCTGCTGCACCAGGGGGAGAAACCCCTGGTCAACCAGATGATCGACACGATGACCGAGGCGGGCTGCGAGCAGATCGTGGTCGTGCTGGGTGCCGCCGCCGAACAGGTCCGGGAGACCGCCGACCTGGGCAAGGCAACGGTAGTGATCAACAAAGCGTGGGGCACCGGGGTCGGCTCGTCGATCCGGGCCGGCCTGGCCGCCATGGATGACGAGGGGATCGAGGCGGTGGTGGTGGTCCCGGTCGACATGCCGGGCCTGACCGCGGTCGCGGTCCGGCGGGTGGCCGCGCTGCCGTACCCGGATGTGCTGGTCTGCGCCACCTACGACGGGCTGCGCGGCTACCCGATGCTCTTCGGCCGTCGGCACTGGTCCGGCATCGCCACCCTGGCCAGCGCCGACGTGGGCGCCCGGCCCTACCTGTTGGCGCACAAGGACCAGATCGTCGACATCGCGTGCGACTCGGTGGCCGACGGCAGCCGGGTCGACACCCCGGAGTTGATGGCGCTCTACGGGCTCACCGTTCCGCCGCAGCGCGTCGGCGTCTGA
- a CDS encoding bifunctional 3'-5' exonuclease/DNA polymerase, whose translation MSQGRGRIASVLVAMVSDERGGGELRPLDAAGRPAGPTEIVTDLTAAVARWEAAGHPRWVWPTAGAVYPALLRAGVRVERCHDVELTEALLLGHAGRWGEPRSFAAAWARLSGAPVPPDPPPRPAAPPGHGQGALFDALPGPAGPGIDALIQVYADQLARIADTEHPGRFRLLVAAESAGALIAVEMGIAGLPWRAEVHDAILGELLGEPSPVGGPPRRLAELAARIADAFGVRRLHADSPAELLKAFARVGVELPNTRAWVLRGVDHPAVPLVLEYKELYRIWTAHGWSWREQWVRDGRFQSEYVPGGVVSGRWATRGGGALQIPKVIRRAVVADPGWRLVVADAGQLEPRVLAAVSGDARLAAAGGAGDLYAALARDAFAGDRAKAKVALLGAMYGQTGGAAVPALAVLKRSYPTAFGYVEAAARTGEAGGLVRSWLGRTCPPGSAGFGDPDDVPTDPDGAADRQSPRARAARSRGRFTRNFVIQATAAEWASTLLATLRTELAGTDAELVFFQHDEVIVHCPAAQAEAVAAAVGRSGERAAGLLFGDTPVRFPLDLSIVDCYADAA comes from the coding sequence ATGTCACAGGGGCGAGGCAGAATCGCATCCGTGCTGGTGGCGATGGTGTCCGACGAGCGGGGCGGGGGAGAGTTGCGCCCGCTGGATGCCGCCGGCCGGCCCGCCGGCCCGACCGAGATCGTCACCGACCTGACCGCCGCGGTGGCCAGGTGGGAGGCCGCCGGGCATCCGCGCTGGGTGTGGCCGACCGCCGGTGCGGTCTACCCGGCGCTGCTGCGGGCCGGGGTGCGCGTCGAGCGCTGCCACGATGTGGAGCTGACCGAGGCGCTGCTGCTCGGCCACGCCGGCCGCTGGGGCGAGCCACGATCGTTCGCCGCCGCCTGGGCCCGGCTCAGCGGCGCGCCGGTGCCGCCCGATCCGCCGCCGCGCCCGGCCGCTCCGCCCGGGCACGGTCAGGGCGCGCTCTTCGACGCGCTGCCCGGCCCGGCCGGCCCGGGCATCGACGCCCTGATTCAGGTGTACGCCGACCAGCTCGCCCGGATCGCCGACACCGAGCACCCGGGCCGGTTCCGGTTGCTGGTGGCTGCCGAGTCGGCCGGCGCGCTCATCGCGGTGGAGATGGGCATCGCCGGGCTGCCCTGGCGGGCCGAGGTGCACGACGCCATCCTCGGCGAGCTGCTGGGTGAGCCGTCTCCGGTCGGCGGCCCGCCGCGCCGGCTGGCCGAGCTGGCCGCCCGGATCGCCGACGCGTTCGGCGTCCGTCGGCTGCACGCCGACTCCCCGGCGGAGCTGCTGAAGGCGTTCGCCCGGGTCGGGGTGGAGCTGCCCAACACGCGGGCCTGGGTGCTGCGTGGGGTGGACCATCCGGCGGTGCCGCTGGTTCTGGAGTACAAGGAGCTCTACCGGATCTGGACGGCGCACGGCTGGTCGTGGCGCGAGCAGTGGGTCCGTGACGGGCGGTTCCAGTCGGAGTACGTCCCGGGCGGGGTGGTCTCCGGCCGCTGGGCCACCCGGGGCGGTGGCGCTTTGCAGATCCCCAAGGTGATCCGCCGCGCGGTGGTGGCCGACCCGGGCTGGCGGCTGGTGGTCGCCGACGCCGGTCAGTTGGAGCCCCGGGTGCTGGCCGCGGTCTCGGGCGACGCCCGGCTGGCGGCGGCGGGCGGGGCCGGCGACCTGTACGCCGCACTGGCCCGGGACGCCTTCGCCGGTGACCGTGCCAAGGCCAAGGTTGCCCTGCTCGGGGCGATGTACGGGCAGACCGGCGGGGCCGCGGTGCCCGCGCTGGCGGTGTTGAAGCGCAGCTACCCGACGGCGTTCGGTTACGTCGAGGCGGCGGCGCGCACCGGTGAGGCGGGCGGGTTGGTGCGCTCCTGGCTTGGGCGCACCTGCCCGCCCGGCTCAGCGGGGTTCGGCGACCCCGATGACGTGCCGACCGACCCGGATGGCGCAGCCGACCGGCAGAGTCCTCGGGCTCGCGCCGCGCGGTCGCGGGGGCGTTTCACCCGTAACTTCGTCATCCAGGCCACGGCTGCGGAGTGGGCCTCCACGCTGCTGGCGACGCTGCGCACCGAGTTGGCCGGCACCGACGCCGAGCTGGTCTTCTTTCAGCACGACGAGGTGATCGTGCACTGTCCGGCGGCGCAGGCCGAGGCGGTGGCGGCGGCGGTGGGCCGTAGCGGTGAGCGGGCTGCGGGGCTGCTGTTCGGCGACACCCCGGTGCGGTTTCCGCTGGATCTGTCCATCGTCGACTGCTACGCCGACGCGGCATAG